Below is a genomic region from Miscanthus floridulus cultivar M001 chromosome 1, ASM1932011v1, whole genome shotgun sequence.
CGGGGAGGCGGCAGCAGCGGAGGCCGGGGAgccccatggccatggcggtTTCAAGCTTATCAGGACTGCGGTTTCAAGCTAATCAGGATTCAGGACGAAAAGCGAGCGAGGCAAGGCTGTGACTGGCCGTGGCCGTCCTGGCATCTCGCCACAATCCAACTCCGGAAGCCCTCACAAAACCGTAAAATATCTTCGCGTAGCAGTCTACAAAAAATTTCATTGGCCCATAGATCAAATAGTTAGCGACTTTTAAATAGTTAGTTTAGCACGATGTAACACCTCTCTCATAACTCATGTAACTCTTCACTataatatttattttttattatttctatACTTCATCTAGCTAGTTATTTACAAATTGCCATCGCGGACGCCATAACGGCCGGGTCTCAATCCTATCCAGCTTTTGTTTTGGTGCCCGGCCCAGTAGACAAGGAACTTCTTTTATCACAGGGTTAAGTCCAAtctacaccctccaacttgcagcaaagttcggatttcaaccttgaacttcaaaaccggacaactttggccctccaactctcgaaaaagttaactttcaaccttctgggcggttttgtggatgaacagtaacttttgatatttttgggtagcgccgaaattttatattattttttcaagcatcttaacgtcctcaaatgaaaaaactcaaaactacaaagttgtagatttcgtcgaggtctacaatttacatataaaattattttcatccgacatcgtattgaagggttttctattttttgaaatttgagtctcatcacgcgataaaatatggtgctgaaattttatattattttttcgagcatcttactgtcctcaaatgaaaaaactcaaaactacaaagttgtagatctcatcgaggtatacaatttacatataaaaattatcttcatctgacatcgtattgaagggttttctattttttgaaatttgagtctcatcacgcgacaaaattgtttcacgcgtaatgagactcaaatttcaaaaaatagaaaacccttcaatacaatgtcggatgaagataatttttatatgtaaattgtagacctcgatgagatttataactttgtagttttgagttttttcatttgaggacagtaagatgctcgaaaaaataatataaaatttcagcaccatattttatcgcgtgatgagactcaaatttcaaaaaatagaaaacccttcaatacgatatcggataaagataatttttatatgtaaattatagacctcgatgagatctacaactttgtagttttgagttttttcatttgaggaagttaagatgctcgaaaaaataatataaaattctgACGCTcctgaaaatatcaaaagttactgttcacccgtAAAACACCGCgcagaaggttgaaagttgaactttttcgagagttggagggccaaagttgtccggttttgaagttcaagattgaaatccgaactttgctgcaagttggagggtgtaaattggacttaaccctttATCACACTAGATAATTCCAGACAGTTGACACAGATTCATTCGGTGTCACCATGGCCAGAATGCTGAAGTGTTGAAATAATTCCAGACAGTTGACACAGATTCATTCGGTGCCACCATGGCCAGAATGCTCAAGTGTTCAACACGCATCACACGTGCTAAGCATGGTTGTCAAAATCCCAATTGTGCCGTACATTTACGATCGGTATTATCACGAGGTTTGATCTCCGATTTTAGTCAATAGAATCTACAAATATCCTAAGATTCCGATCTATGCTATTTAGACTTTGCGGTTTCGATAAccttagaaagaagaaagccaATGCAGGTACCATATATAATGAAAGCCAATGTAGGTAGCGAAGCTATTcgttggaagataaaaatgttgacAGGCGAGAAGATTGAGCAGATCAACAAGGACAGTGGACAACCTCCACCAGCTGAGTCAATCCACGATACCAAGTACAAGTTTCTTTTGTTCATAAATCACAGCAGGATGCTTCCGGTAATTCCACAAATATAGCACAAGGTCAGCGCACTAGCTTTTATGCAAGTTACAGGAATTATTCTAGAGATATGGAGAAGCAATCATTGCCATGAAGACAGATCAATCACAAGATATTATTAGCCCGGAGGCCAGTTCATTTGCCTGCCTCCGAGGAGATGAACGTGGATGTGGTAAACAGATTGACCTGCAATCGAAGAAACCCACAGGTGCTTAGTACGGAACAGAAGTTGCCAAACAAGGACCAGAGAGTGGTTTACGGGCATTCAGTCAGTTGCACATACATCCACTTGGGCCGTCGTTGATGACAACGCGATAGCCATCTTCAAGTCCTTCCTGCTTTGCAACAACCTTGGCAACATAGAGGAGGTAGCCAAGTATCTCTACGTGCCTCTCTTCAGCCTATGAAGTGGGAAAATAGGCCAAGATGAAATGTATTTCTTTTGGCTTTTGAGGATTACAAATTTTAGACAATTATACAGTACAGTGTAACTGATGAGCAGTAAACTCTACCTTTGACAGGCCAGTTAGTCCATCCTTGACTTTGGGGATGATGAGGATGTGCGTTGGAGCTTGAGGGTTTATGTCCCTGAAAGCCAGTACCTGGAACCAAAACATCTGATTGATGCACTTCATAGATTACGAATACTCATAATCtgtagcagaagaagaactacATATTGGGCTGAAGGTTTAGC
It encodes:
- the LOC136545792 gene encoding 14 kDa zinc-binding protein — translated: MSSEKEAALATVPNDSPTIFDKIIKKEIPSTVVYEDEKVLAFRDINPQAPTHILIIPKVKDGLTGLSKAEERHVEILGYLLYVAKVVAKQEGLEDGYRVVINDGPSGCQSVYHIHVHLLGGRQMNWPPG